One genomic segment of Nothobranchius furzeri strain GRZ-AD chromosome 10, NfurGRZ-RIMD1, whole genome shotgun sequence includes these proteins:
- the LOC107386603 gene encoding protocadherin-10, with product MDARGARRGPTWLVCHFALLTCFLDAVWGQIRYSIPEEQEHGAFVGNIAEDLGLDLDKLSVRRFRLVSGSKKQYVEVNLENGVLFVNERIDREELCEQSSSCSFHLQVVIENPLELYRVEIEILDVNDNSPTFPWTEFNLDISESAAPGSRFPLESAQDLDVGSNSLRTYLLSVNEHFYLDIQTRSDGSKFAELVLQTPLDREQQSAHQMVLTAVDGGAPERSGTAQIDVTVLDANDNAPVFDQSFYRVRLAENAPKGTVIIKLNASDLDEGPNADIIYSFSGHAPIKVRQLFSVDPHTGEIKVKGVIDYEKARMHEIYVQAKDKGPSAVAVHCKVLVNVLDKNDNLPEVILTSVSTPVQEDAPPGTVIAVISVMDKDSGENGNVDCEIPHHVPFQLHSSFKNYYTLVTSDFLDRETVAEYNITLTARDMGSPPLFTRKTIIVHVSDVNDNAPHFKQPSYSVYLTENNAPGASVCSVTALDPDSGQNAYLSYSIQEGDIQGMPASTYVSINSDNGNIYALRSFDHEQLKNFQITVQAQDAGFPPLKSNVSVNIFILDQNDNTPVIVSPVPQQNGTAPSEAVPRSADAGYLITRVNAADADAGQNSRLFYQLLQTTDPTLFSIALYTGEIRTMRQIEDKEPSRHRLVVLVKDNGQPPLSATVSIILSVVDSLPVLQPDLGDLSQTPHHSSNFPFYLIVALGAISFTSLLAIIVLVTMRRQRGRVSSKKSSFPSISGCCRCASTTEMSATTTEVFKKSNLNVRMSSGAPGGAEPSGGGALPQVYCYKMCLTPESSKSDFMFLKPCSQVMAVQQNNAKSTDYLTSGWSALDRRELFNNRATTPNELNYSNKNLTWTKNQRNSAYKRYSSSNMEGSLSRHQKRETDGFSYSVAPQYWTWGNHDYKRPPQDEVVPDYSWTPKYTQPQSEAADYQHNVFIPGTTSGYSTLKLTPRGELDVYNTFSTFGKKNKFISNYEQSFDNDDFMKNFVFK from the exons ATGGACGCTCGCGGAGCCAGGAGAGGACCGACATGGCTTGTGTGCCATTTTGCGTTGTTGACTTGTTTCTTGGATGCGGTCTGGGGACAGATCCGCTACTCAATCCCAGAAGAGCAGGAGCACGGGGCTTTTGTCGGGAACATCGCAGAGGACCTGGGCTTGGATTTGGACAAGCTCTCCGTGCGCAGGTTCCGGCTAGTTTCTGGCTCCAAGAAACAGTATGTGGAGGTGAATTTGGAAAACGGAGTTTTATTTGTCAACGAGAGGATTGATCGAGAGGAACTTTGTGAGCAGAGTTCATCCTGTTCGTTTCACTTGCAAGTGGTGATTGAAAACCCTCTGGAGTTGTACAGGGTAGAGATTGAGATTTTGGATGTGAATGACAACTCCCCCACTTTCCCATGGACCGAGTTTAATTTGGACATATCTGAGTCTGCAGCGCCAGGTTCGCGTTTCCCACTGGAGAGCGCGCAGGACCTGGATGTTGGCTCCAACTCGCTGCGCACTTACCTGCTGAGCGTAAACGAGCATTTCTATTTGGACATCCAGACGCGCAGCGATGGCAGCAAATTCGCAGAGCTGGTCCTCCAAACCCCGCTGGACAGAGAGCAGCAGAGTGCGCATCAGATGGTTCTGACGGCGGTGGACGGAGGCGCACCGGAGAGATCTGGCACGGCGCAAATCGATGTCACAGTTTTGGACGCGAACGACAACGCGCCGGTTTTTGATCAGTCCTTTTACCGAGTGCGGCTGGCCGAAAACGCACCCAAAGGAACTGTCATTATCAAACTCAACGCCTCCGACTTGGACGAGGGTCCAAATGCGGACATCATATACTCATTCAGCGGCCACGCGCCCATCAAAGTGCGCCAGCTGTTCAGCGTGGACCCGCACACGGGTGAGATCAAAGTTAAAGGCGTGATCGATTATGAGAAAGCCCGGATGCACGAAATCTACGTTCAGGCCAAAGATAAAGGTCCGTCCGCTGTGGCGGTTCACTGCAAAGTTCTGGTAAACGTGTTGGACAAGAACGACAACCTCCCAGAGGTGATTCTGACGTCGGTGTCCACACCTGTGCAGGAGGACGCCCCGCCGGGGACTGTCATAGCCGTGATCAGCGTCATGGACAAGGACTCTGGGGAAAATGGGAATGTGGACTGTGAGATCCCCCATCACGTCCCGTTTCAGCTCCACTCGTCCTTTAAGAACTACTACACTTTAGTCACTTCAGATTTTCTGGACAGGGAGACAGTAGCGGAGTACAACATCACCCTGACGGCCAGAGACATGGGCTCTCCACCTCTGTTCACCAGGAAAACTATAATTGTGCACGTGTCTGACGTGAACGACAACGCGCCCCATTTCAAACAGCCCTCATATTCGGTGTATCTGACTGAGAATAACGCACCAGGAGCGTCCGTTTGCTCCGTGACCGCGCTGGATCCAGACTCCGGCCAGAACGCGTATCTGTCCTATTCTATACAAGAAGGAGACATACAGGGGATGCCCGCGTCCACGTATGTGTCCATAAACTCGGACAACGGGAACATTTACGCGCTGCGGTCCTTCGATCACGAGCAGCTGAAGAACTTTCAGATCACAGTTCAGGCCCAGGACGCAGGGTTTCCTCCTCTGAAGAGCAACGTGTCAGTGAACATCTTCATTCTGGACCAGAACGACAACACACCCGTGATCGTATCACCCGTTCCACAGCAGAACGGCACTGCGCCCAGCGAGGCTGTGCCCAGATCAGCTGATGCCGGTTACCTCATCACCAGAGTCAACGCGGCAGACGCAGACGCAGGTCAGAACTCGCGGCTTTTCTATCAGCTGCTCCAAACCACAGACCCGACCTTGTTCAGCATTGCGCTCTACACAGGCGAGATCAGGACGATGCGCCAGATAGAGGACAAAGAGCCCAGCAGGCATCGGCTGGTCGTTTTGGTCAAGGACAATGGTCAACCTCCCCTCTCGGCCACAGTTTCCATCATCCTGTCAGTGGTTGACAGCCTGCCAGTGCTGCAGCCCGATCTGGGTGACCTGTCACAAACCCCCCATCACAGCTCTAACTTCCCATTCTACTTAATCGTGGCTCTTGGCGCGATCTCCTTCACGTCCCTGCTGGCCATCATCGTCCTCGTgacaatgaggaggcagaggggcAGAGTGTCCAGCAAAAAGTCCAGCTTCCCCTCCATCAGCGGGTGTTGCCGCTGCGCTTCCACAACCGAGATGTCCGCCACCACCACAGAGGTCTTCAAAAAGTCCAACTTGAACGTCCGTATGTCCTCAGGCGCGCCGGGCGGCGCGGAGCCGAGTGGTGGCGGCGCCCTCCCGCAGGTGTACTGCTACAAAATGTGCCTGACGCCGGAGTCATCCAAGAGCGACTTCATGTTCCTGAAGCCCTGCAGCCAGGTGATGGCGGTCCAGCAGAACAACGCAAAAAGCACTGATTACCTCACATCTGGCTGGAGCGCGCTAGACCGGAGAGAGCTGTTCAACAACAGGGCAACCACCCCAAACgag ctGAACTATTCAAACAAGAACCTGACTTGGACCAAGAACCAGCGCAACTCTGCTTACAAAAG ATATAGTTCATCAAATATGGAGGGAAGTCTGTCCCGGCACCAGAAACGTGAAACGGATGGTTTTTCCTACTCAGTGGCTCCACAGTACTGGACCTGGGGAAATCATG ATTATAAGAGGCCTCCTCAGGATGAGGTGGTTCCTGACTACTCATGGACTCCAAAGTACACCCAGCCTCAGTCTGAGGCAGCAGATTATCAACACAACGTGTTCATTCCCGGCACCACGTCTGGATACAGCACGCTGAAGCTGACACCCAGAGGAGAGCTGGATGTTTACAATACCTTCTCCACATTTGGGAAGAAAAACAAATTCATCTCAAACTATGAACAGTCCTTTGATAATGACGATTTTATGAAAAATTTCGTTTTTAAATGA
- the LOC107386604 gene encoding protocadherin alpha-C2, giving the protein MALKCASVFTFIALWGFALSITRYSVPEEMEAGSFVANLAADLSLDIRSLEERNAKLDVVHSKNYLDINKDTGELIIREKIDRESICVTKTTSCFLKMDVILSNPVRIFNIELEIMDINDNAPVFRRKAMHLDVSEATPPGERFSLTNAVDADVGANSVKTYYLSESKYFSIDIQTGSDGSKYVDLVLNVNLDREEHAVHNLILTAVDGGVPPRSGTASIIINVLDINDNAPLFSQSVFAVNVSENSAVGSVVMTLNATDLDEGTNAQLMYSYTLYTSEKTQELFSLDPHSGEIKVKGVIDYEDSQNFEMYIQAQDRGTNPLSGHCKVMVFVTDLNDNYPEVTIKSLKRSLAEDVSVRTLIAVVSVSDRDSGENGEVKLTLDRQETLPFLLSKSSEGYYELLVSKPLDRELISKYDITLIVTDRGLPPLSENETITLEILDVNDNAPMFSQSFYTIHVVENNPPGALLTSLSALDPDLNENQYLVYFIMEKEIVNTSMSMLFSINPENGDLYALKTFDYEREREFLFHIEARDSGVPPLSSNVTVHIVIQDQNDNTPSIVSPWRVHGSVVEEVIPRSTEKGHLVAKVVAIDADSEQNARVTYQLLQISDSTLFSLDQYNGEIRTTRMFSHRDPRQQRLVVVAKDNGEPALSATVTIKISTVEHSMTFLETTELPLEYEVFTNLNLYLVIGLGAVSFLLLITILVIIVLKCQKPKPKAIKIPPANRNSMISQRSSTIADSTLISSDAYWYSLFLAETRKGKVVMRQPIIPKGAGYFVSSIPRSIGPSETTDSRASTLEFSK; this is encoded by the exons ATGGCGCTTAAATGTGCATCTGTTTTTACGTTCATCGCGCTGTGGGGATTTGCGCTCTCCATCACTCGGTACTCTGTGCCAGAGGAGATGGAAGCGGGCTCCTTTGTTGCAAATCTGGCCGCAGATTTGAGTCTGGATATTCGCAGTTTGGAGGAGCGCAATGCAAAGCTCGATGTCGTCCACAGTAAAAATTACCTCGACATCAACAAAGACACGGGAGAGCTGATAATCCGTGAAAAGATAGACAGGGAGAGCATATGCGTGACTAAAACAAcctcgtgctttctgaaaatggatgTCATACTTTCAAATCCGGTTCGCATATTCAACATCGAGCTGGAAATCATGGACATTAATGACAACGCGCCCGTGTTTCGCAGAAAGGCGATGCATTTGGACGTGTCAGAGGCAACCCCTCCTGGTGAAAGGTTCTCCTTGACTAACGCCGTGGATGCGGATGTGGGGGCGAATTCAGTGAAGACCTACTATCTGAGTGAGAGCAAATACTTTAGCATTGACATACAAACTGGCAGCGACGGCTCAAAATATGTAGATTTGGTGCTTAATGTTAATttggaccgagaggagcatgcgGTTCATAATTTGATCCTCACAGCTGTGGATGGAGGGGTGCCTCCCCGATCTGGTACAGCCAGCATCATCATTAATGTCTTGGATATCAACGACAACGCCCCCTTGTTCAGCCAGTCTGTGTTTGCAGTCAATGTTTCTGAAAACTCTGCAGTAGGCTCAGTGGTTATGACCTTAAACGCAACTGATTTGGACGAAGGCACAAACGCACAGTTAATGTATTCGTATACGCTTTACACCTCAGAGAAGACCCAGGAGCTCTTCTCTCTTGATCCACATTCAGGGGAGATTAAAGTGAAAGGAGTGATTGATTATGAAGACAGTCAGAATTTCGAGATGTACATACAGGCTCAGGACAGAGGGACAAACCCCCTGTCTGGACACTGCAAAGTGATGGTCTTTGTCACAGATCTGAATGATAACTACCCCGAGGTGACTATCAAATCCTTGAAAAGGTCGTTGGCTGAAGACGTCTCTGTGAGGACGCTGATTGCAGTGGTCAGTGTCAGCGACCGAGACTCTGGAGAAAATGGAGAAGTGAAGCTCACCCTGGACCGACAAGAAACCCTGCCTTTCCTCCTTAGTAAATCCTCTGAGGGTTACTATGAGCTGCTGGTGTCAAAGCCACTGGACAGAGAACTAATAAGCAAATATGACATCACACTAATAGTGACAGACCGAGGCTTACCACCCTTATCTGAGAATGAGACCATCACTTTAGAGATCTTAGACGTTAACGACAATGCACCCATGTTCTCTCAGTCCTTCTACACCATCCATGTTGTGGAGAACAATCCACCTGGGGCATTGTTGACATCTCTAAGTGCACTTGACCCAGATCTCAACGAGAACCAGTACTTGGTTTATTTCATAATGGAAAAAGAGATTGTCAACACATCTATGTCCATGCTTTTCTCGATCAATCCTGAGAATGGAGACCTCTATGCTTTGAAGACCTTTGActatgagagagagagggaattcCTTTTCCACATTGAGGCAAGAGACTCTGGAGTTCCCCCGCTGAGCAGCAATGTGACCGTTCATATCGTCATTCAGGACCAGAATGATAACACTCCTTCTATTGTGTCACCTTGGCGGGTGCATGGGTCAGTCGTGGAGGAGGTGATACCTAGATCTACAGAAAAAGGACACCTGGTGGCCAAAGTAGTCGCCATTGATGCAGACTCTGAACAGAACGCCAGGGTTACATACCAGCTCCTGCAGATCAGCGACTCTACACTCTTCAGCCTGGACCAGTACAACGGTGAGATTCGAACAACAAGGATGTTTAGTCACAGAGATCCAAGACAACAAAGATTGGTGGTTGTCGCCAAAGACAATGGTGAACCTGCTCTGTCTGCCACCGTTACCATTAAGATATCAACGGTGGAACACTCAATGACCTTCCTAGAGACTACCGAGTTACCACTAGAATATGAGGTCTTTACAAACCTAAACCTATACTTGGTGATCGGTTTAGGAGCAGTCTCCTTTTTGCTGCTGATAACCATTTTGGTTATTATTGTCCTCAAGTGTCAAAAACCAAAGCCAAAGGCGATCAAGATCCCCCCAGCCAATAGAAACAGCATGATCAGCCAGAGGAGCTCCACCATAGCTGATTCCACCTTGATCTCCAGTGATGCCTACTGGTACAGCCTGTTCCTCGCAGAAACCAGGAAGGGTAAAGTGGTCATGAGACAACCCATAATTCCCAAAGGAGCTGGCTACTTTGTGTCCAGTATACCCAGGAGCATAGGCCCAAGTGAGACAACAGACTCCAGAGCATCCACACTGGAG TTCTCAAAATGA